One genomic segment of Ricinus communis isolate WT05 ecotype wild-type chromosome 5, ASM1957865v1, whole genome shotgun sequence includes these proteins:
- the LOC8260321 gene encoding protein FAR1-RELATED SEQUENCE 7 produces the protein MGSCELGNTSSYVQKEVLEDKLQASPAVETTVEQDHQVVESDLDFQSSEDGSCNDGSGVEVDGGSSDSPKYSSVNICGQSLPEADVELKNEEEETYVAPKVGMEFETEDHAYKCYSRYAVLQGFSIRKDFVNKSRLNGDVVSRRYTCYKQGYRPANHIAKVRKPRQETRTGCLAQMTIARQPNGKFRVTRFVTQHNHEFLAPSTAHMLPSQKRLTFAQAVEADLAKGFVMDGVPKLGMGFESEDHAYEFYNAYAGQVGFSVRKDYVNRSKIDGAVASRRFTCFREGFRQKDKRDLNVKRPRKETRIGCTAQLVISRQPDSKYRVTHFEKKHNHELVAVCKVRTLRSQKRLATAQVEGNEVDVHSRSL, from the coding sequence ATGGGTAGTTGTGAACTTGGTAATACATCAAGTTATGTACAGAAAGAGGTTCTAGAGGATAAACTCCAAGCCTCACCTGCGGTGGAAACTACCGTGGAGCAAGATCATCAGGTTGTCGAGAGTGACCTTGATTTCCAGAGCTCTGAAGATGGTTCTTGTAATGATGGGAGCGGAGTGGAAGTTGATGGTGGCAGCTCTGACAGTCCGAAATACTCATCTGTTAACATCTGTGGTCAGAGCCTACCAGAGGCTGATGTTGAGTTAAAAAATGAGGAAGAAGAGACATATGTTGCGCCTAAAGTTGGTATGGAGTTCGAAACAGAAGATCATGCATATAAGTGTTACAGTAGGTATGCTGTCCTCCAAGGTTTTAGTATTAGGAAagattttgtaaataaaagtAGGCTAAATGGCGATGTAGTGTCCAGAAGATACACTTGTTACAAGCAAGGTTATCGTCCCGCCAATCATATCGCGAAGGTGAGGAAACCCCGCCAGGAAACAAGAACTGGTTGTTTGGCTCAAATGACCATTGCACGGCAACCCAATGGGAAGTTCCGCGTTACCCGTTTTGTAACACAACACAATCATGAGTTTCTGGCTCCATCTACAGCTCACATGTTACCATCACAAAAGAGGTTGACTTTTGCTCAAGCAGTTGAAGCTGACTTGGCTAAAGGCTTTGTGATGGATGGGGTACCAAAACTTGGGATGGGTTTTGAGTCTGAAGATCATGCATATGAATTTTACAATGCATATGCTGGGCAAGTAGGCTTTAGTGTTCGAAAAGATTATGTGAATAGGAGTAAGATAGATGGTGCTGTGGCATCTAGGAGGTTTACTTGTTTTAGAGAAGGTTTTCGGCAGAAAGACAAGCGGGATTTGAATGTGAAGAGACCTCGTAAGGAAACAAGAATCGGATGTACAGCTCAACTTGTCATTTCTCGTCAACCAGATAGTAAATATCGGGTCACACATTTTGAAAAAAAGCACAATCATGAGCTTGTTGCGGTATGCAAGGTCCGCACTTTACGTTCACAGAAGAGATTAGCCACAGCTCAAGTTGAAGGAAATGAAGTAGATGTACACAGCAGGAGCTTATGA
- the LOC8260320 gene encoding protein WVD2-like 7 isoform X1: protein MGEPTCLMQQQPFSYAAGIPNQSNEDNPIHTLGQSISFGRFMSESLAWEKWSSFSHNRYVEEAERFSRPGSVAQKKAFFEAHYKNLAARKAAALLEQANVTANNQVPQPEQKSEVQDSVTQDAKLDLDKPEAGLVANDNGPNLHAEIEISQSRKVEEVDPSTEKQAAVEDCLKVELLTQIGVADKEEEVKETELSGTKLMEKPLLKDFISKEDNPVPMSKKKAAVSSSLISGRASKLPCSPAKPAASPFHARKENNATPISKKYPIESKDRKKATPRSTHKSMNFTPVREINKITSRIIRKIDNSRVSSSYKVSKDCSTPLRTPTTASMLKESKHPLATPQSENRRATTPLHPSASANKTVRSKWHFLPTDCSKFVSACRNKSQSPNLSTPFNLRTEERAARRKERLEEKFNANQKEKVQLQATLKEKAETEIKKLRQTLCFKARPLPKFYKDRTTTKHHIEKVPLTQPESPNKGSTPIRSMVQTTAQPSHKNNGTKQIIGKKIDNPRSLASRLKSITHENTSPNIQQE, encoded by the exons ATGGGGGAACCAACTTGTCTCATGCAACAACAACCTTTCTCTTATGCTGCTGGCATTCCTAATCAGTCCAATGAG GACAACCCTATTCATACTCTTGGACAGTCCATCTCCTTTGGAAGGTTCATGTCAGAATCTTTAGCTTGGGAGAAATGGTCATCCTTCTCTCACAACCGATATGTGGAAGAGGCTGAGAGATTCTCTCGTCCTGGATCGGTTGCTCAGAAGAAAGCTTTCTTTGAAGCACATTACAAGAATCTTGCTGCAAGAAAGGCTGCAGCTTTGCTTGAGCAAGCAAATGTTACTGCTAATAACCAAGTGCCTCAGCCTGAACAAAAAAGTGAAGTTCAAGATAGTGTAACCCAAGATGCAAAATTGGATCTTGATAAACCTGAGGCAGGGCTTGTTGCTAATGACAATGGACCTAACCTGCATGCCGAAATTGAAATTTCTCAAAGTCGTAAGGTTGAAGAAGTTGATCCATCGACAGAAAAACAAGCTGCTGTGGAAGATTGTTTAAAGGTTGAACTTTTAACCCAGATTGGTGTTGCTGACAAAGAGGAGGAGGTTAAAGAAACTGAGCTTAGTGGAACAAAACTAATGGAGAAACCCTTATTAAAG GATTTCATCTCTAAGGAAGACAATCCGGTGCCAATGAGCAAGAAGAAAGCTGCAGTTTCTTCCTCATTGATTTCTGGTCGAGCATCAAAGCTGCCATGTTCACCAGCCAAACCTGCAGCATCTCCATTTCATgccagaaaagaaaacaatgcAACGCCAATCAGCAAAAAGTATCCTATAGAATCCAAGGATAGAAAGAAAGCAACTCCAAGATCTACTCACAAGTCAATGAATTTCACTCCTGTCAgggaaattaataaaataacatcaaGAATTATCAGGAAGATTGATAATTCTAGAGTTAGTTCTAGTTATAAAGTATCAAAAGATTGCTCAACACCTCTAAGGACTCCCACCACG GCATCTATGCTTAAAGAATCTAAACATCCTCTAGCCACTCCTCAGTCAGAAAACAGAAG GGCAACAACACCTCTTCACCCCTCAGCATCTGCAAACAAAACAGTTCGCTCAAAATGGCATTTCCTGCCGACGGA TTGCTCAAAGTTTGTAAGTGCCTGCAGAAACAAATCTCAGTCTCCAAATTTATCAACGCCATTCAACCTCAGGACTGAAGAAAGAGCTGCACGAAGAAAGGAG AGGCTTGAAGAGAAATTTAATGCCAATCAGAAAGAAAAGGTTCAGCTGCAAGCAACACTAAAG GAGAAGGCAGaaacagaaattaaaaaactgCGCCAAACCCTTTGCTTCAAGGCCAGGCCGCTgcctaaattttataaagataGGACAACAACAAAGCATCACATAGAGAAG GTTCCATTGACACAACCCGAGTCACCAAACAAAGGAAGCACACCCATCCGTAGCATGGTACAGACCACTGCTCAACCTTCTCACAAGAACAATGGCACCAAGCAAATCATAGGAAAGAAAATTGACAACCCTCGTTCTCTAGCTTCACGACTCAAATCGATTACTCATGAAAATACTTCTCCAAATATTCAACAAGAATGA
- the LOC8260322 gene encoding uncharacterized protein LOC8260322 has protein sequence MKREGRQHGMVRTCRILPSPWNPRPDSRFINRFDSPPTAGLFTKVLPRPTNHSKFTGKCGKPRCNGCHMHPSCKSKDKTKGTQKLKSHDVLSNYRLMSWRVVDGKPGLNFSGFSASRILDHMDDDERYVDDDDYEETIAANVDDGDDDDIDDGDDTSYCDVGFLLDQVEGDEDWCLVAEL, from the coding sequence ATGAAGAGAGAAGGACGCCAACATGGTATGGTAAGAACCTGTAGAATCTTGCCATCTCCATGGAATCCAAGGCCTGATTCAAGATTCATCAACCGCTTTGACTCTCCACCCACCGCCGGATTATTCACCAAGGTCCTCCCGAGACCCACCAACCACTCCAAGTTCACAGGGAAGTGCGGCAAGCCAAGGTGTAACGGGTGTCATATGCACCCATCCTGCAAGTCTAAAGACAAAACTAAAGGTACCCAGAAGTTAAAGTCACACGATGTTTTGTCTAATTATAGGTTGATGTCTTGGCGGGTTGTTGATGGCAAACCTGGTTTGAACTTTTCTGGGTTTTCTGCCTCTCGTATTTTGGATCATATGGATGATGATGAGCGGTATGTTGATGACGATGATTATGAAGAAACTATTGCTGCTAATGTTGATGACGgcgatgatgatgatattgatgatggtgatgatacGAGTTACTGTGATGTGGGTTTCCTGTTGGATCAAGTTGAAGGAGATGAAGATTGGTGTTTGGTGGCAGAATTGTGA
- the LOC8260319 gene encoding DEAD-box ATP-dependent RNA helicase 17 isoform X2, protein MELLVYEILQGLLHRFHWIVPGYIMGGESRSKEKARLRKGISILVATPGRLLDHLKNTSSFSHTNLRWIIFDEADRILELGFGKEIEDILDLLGSRLTRSVGKGNRDSSISNYQRQNLLLSATLNEKVNHLANISLENPVMIGLDDEKMQPEPLLEHTKSLKSDADDELEHPSKVLKPSTGDFKVPVQLVQKYVKVPCGSRLATLLSILKHLFEKRASQKIVVFFSTCDAVDFHYSLLSEFRFSCTSQSEAEAAEMFLRCKTFRLHGNMKQEDRRDTFQAFKSDKLALLLSTDVAARGLDLPKVTWIIQYDTPGEATEYVHRVGRTARMGEKGDSLLFLQPVEVDYLQELQKHGVSLTEYPILKMLDSFSFYEQMHRNKKFVSLESHPWLLSLQKALESFIAAQPKMNKLAQNAFLSWVRAYTAHRGELKRIFMVQKLHLGHVAKSFALKQQPSVVGKAFQKQSKKRKREQKPKGLSKRRKITNKR, encoded by the exons ATGGAACTTTTG GTTTATGAGATTCTGCAAGGACTGTTACATCGTTTTCATTGGATTGTTCCGGGTTATATCATGGGTGGGGAGAGCAGGTCAAAGGAGAAAGCTAGACTGCGCAAAG GTATATCTATTCTTGTTGCAACTCCTGGGCGCCTTTTAGATCACTTAAAAAACACATCATCATTCTCGCACACAAATTTACGGTGGATAATCTTTGATGAAGCAGATAG aatTTTGGAGCTAGGATTTGGAAAGGAAATAGAGGATATACTGGATCTTTTGGGCTCTAGGCTAACTAGGTCTGTTGGCAAGGGAAATCGAGATTCAAGCATCTCCAATTATCAGAGGCAAAATCTGCTACTATCTGCTACACTAAATGAAAAAGTAAACCATCTTGCTAACATTAGTCTAGAAAATCCAGTAATGATTGGTCTTGATGACGAGAAGATGCAACCAGAACCATTACTTGAACATACTAAATCTTTAAAATCTGATGCTGATGATGAACTAGAACATCCCAGCAAAGTACTAAAACCTTCAACTGGAGATTTTAAAGTTCCAGTACAGTTGGTTCAGAAATATGTGAAAG TTCCCTGTGGTTCACGGCTTGCAACACTTCTTTCCATTCTAAAACACCTTTTCGAGAAACGAGCTTCCCAAAAG ATTGTGGTGTTCTTTTCAACATGTGATGCAGTAGATTTTCACTATTCTTTGTTAAGTGAGTTCCGCTTCTCATGCACTTCACAATCAGAAGCAGAAGCTGCAGAGATGTTCTTGAGATGCAAAACTTTTCGATTGCATGGAAATATGAAGCAGGAAGATCGGAGAGACACATTCCAAGCCTTCAAAAGTGATAAATTGGCTCTTCTTCTGTCCACAGATGTTGCTGCTAGAGGCTTGGATCTTCCAAAAGTTACATGGATTATACAGTATGATACTCCAGGAGAAGCTACTGAATATGTTCACAG GGTTGGTAGGACTGCACGGATGGGTGAGAAGGGAGATTCTTTGCTATTTCTACAACCAGTTGAGGTGGATTATCTTCAAGAGCTGCAGAAACACGGTGTGTCACTGACAGAGTATCCCATCCTCAAAATGTTGGatagtttttccttttatgaGCAAATGCACCGTAACAAGAAGTTTGTTTCTTTGGAATCGCATCCTTGGCTGTTATCTCTGCAGAAGGCTCTTGAATCATTTATTGCAGCACAG CCTAAGATGAATAAACTGGCCCAGAATGCATTTCTCTCTTGGGTCCGTGCATACACCGCCCACCGGGGAGAGCTGAAAAGAATTTTTATGGTGCAGAAACTTCACTTGGGGCATGTTGCCAAAAGCTTTGCCTTGAAGCAGCAACCATCTGTAGTTGGTAAAGCATTCCAGAAACAATcgaagaagaggaagagggaACAGAAGCCAAAGGGCCTGTCGAAAAGGAGGAAGATCACCAATAAAAGATGA
- the LOC8260318 gene encoding peptidyl serine alpha-galactosyltransferase, with protein MAKVMILVFFLLWIDGGSGQDSPYRIHTLFSVECQNYFDWQTVGLMHSFKKAKQPGPITRLLSCTDEEKKNYKGMHLAPTMEVPSMSRHPKTGDWYPAINKPAGIVHWLKHSKDAENVDWVVILDADMIIRGPIIPWELGAEKGRPVAAYYGYLVGCDNILAQLHTKHPELCDKVGGLLAMHMDDLRALAPMWLSKTEEVREDRAHWATNITGDIYGQGWISEMYGYSFGAAEVGLQHKINDDLMIYPGYTPRPGVQPILLHYGLPFSVGNWSFTKLNHHEDDIVYDCDRLFPEPPYPREVKLMESDPNKRRGLFLSIECINTLNEGLLLQHAANGCAKPKWSKYLSFLKSKTFAELTRPKLLTSESIKTEAENEQQVIDDPEKPHPKIHTIFSTECTPYFDWQTVGLVHSFHLSGQPGNITRLLSCTEEDLKHYAGHDLAPTHYVPSMSRHPLTGDWYPAINKPAAVLHWLNHADIDAEFIVILDADMILRGPITPWEYKAARGRPVSTPYDYLIGCDNELAKLHTRYPDACDKVGGIIIMHIEDLRKFAMLWLHKTEEVRADKAHYATNFTGDIYNSGWISEMYGYSFGAAELQLQHIISRDILIYPGYIPEPGVKYRVFHYGLEFKVGNWSFDKANWRDTDMVNKCWAKFPDPPDPSTLDRTDNDILQRDRLSIECARKLNEALFLHHKKRKCPDASSLSNSNSDTAKEAISSRKFGKIDEGNVARSNIPIRHSQETSLPAMKDGLFGSLRIWVIVLWAVSGVGFIAVMLMVFLGHRSKGAKGKGYRNKRRSSYSGFLDTNGRERFLRGAESSL; from the exons ATGGCTAAAGTTATGATCTTGGTCTTCTTCTTGTTATGGATTGATGGTGGGTCGGGTCAGGACTCGCCATACAGGATTCATACTTTGTTTTCAGTTGAATGTCAGAATTACTTTGATTGGCAAACGGTTGGGCTTATGCATAGCTTCAAGAAGGCAAAACAGCCAGGACCCATTACCAGACTGTTGAGTTGTACGGatgaagagaagaagaattatAAGGGGATGCATTTGGCTCCAACTATGGAAGTTCCTTCTATGAGTAGACATCCAAAGACTGGAGATTG GTACCCTGCAATCAACAAACCTGCTGGAATTGTCCACTGGCTGAAACATAGTAAAGATGCAGAGAATGTCGATTGGGTTGTGATTCTAGATGCAGACATGATCATTCGAGGTCCAATTATACCTTGGGAACTTGGTGCAGAAAAAGGCAGGCCCGTAGCAGCATATTATGG GTACTTGGTTGGATGTGACAATATTTTGGCTCAGTTGCACACAAAGCACCCTGAACTTTGTGACAAGGTCGGTGGGCTTTTAGCCATGCACATGGATGATCTTCGAGCTCTAGCACCTATGTGGCTTTCAAAGACAGAAGAAGTACGAGAAGATAGAGCTCATTGGGCCACTAATATAACTGGCGACATCTATGGCCAGGGATGGATAAGTGAGATGTATGGTTACTCATTTGGTGCAGCAGAA GTTGGACTTCAGCACAAGATTAATGACGACTTAATGATCTACCCAGGCTATACACCACGACCAGGTGTTCAACCTATTCTACTTCACTATGGTTTGCCATTTAGTGTCGGAAATTGGTCTTTCACTAAATTGAATCACCATGAAGATGATATTGTTTATGATTGCGATCGGCTCTTTCCTGAGCCTCCTTACCCTAGAGAG GTAAAATTGATGGAATCTGATCCAAACAAAAGGCGGGGACTATTTTTAAGTATAGAATGTATAAACACTTTGAATGAAGGTCTCTTATTACAACATGCTGCAAATGGATGTGCTAAGCCAAAATGGTCAAAATACTTGAGTTTCTTAAAGAGCAAAACTTTTGCCGAATTAACTCGGCCAAAACTTCTGACTTCTGAGAGTATAAAAACTGAGGCTGAAAACGAGCAGCAGGTCATTGATGACCCTGAGAAACCACATCCAAAAATCCACACCATATTTTCCACAGAATGTACCCCATATTTTGATTGGCAGACTGTAGGTCTGGTACATAGTTTTCACTTAAGTGGCCAACCTGGAAATATCACAAGGCTTCTCAGCTGTACAGAAGAAGACCTAAAACATTATGCAGGCCATGATCTGGCCCCCACCCATTATGTCCCTTCTATGAGCCGGCACCCACTAACAGGGGATTG GTATCCAGCTATTAATAAACCGGCTGCTGTTCTCCACTGGCTTAATCATGCAGATATTGATGCTGAATTTATAGTTATTCTTGATGCTGACATGATTTTGAGAGGTCCAATTACACCATGGGAGTATAAAGCAGCACGTGGCCGTCCAGTTTCAACTCCCTATGA CTACCTTATTGGTTGTGACAATGAGCTTGCAAAACTCCATACACGCTATCCTGATGCTTGCGACAAGGTTGGGGGCATCATCATCATGCATATAGAAGATCTTCGAAAATTTGCCATGCTATGGTTGCATAAAACTGAGGAGGTTCGGGCAGACAAAGCTCATTATGCGACAAATTTCACTGgagatatatataattctgGCTGGATAAGTGAGATGTATGGCTACTCTTTTGGTGCAGCAGAG CTGCAACTACAGCATATTATAAGCAGGGATATATTGATATACCCGGGATATATCCCTGAGCCTGGTGTTAAGTACAGAGTTTTCCACTATGGGTTAGAATTTAAAGTTGGGAATTGGAGCTTTGATAAGGCAAACTGGAGAGATACTGATATGGTCAATAAATGCTGGGCTAAGTTTCCAGACCCACCTGATCCTTCCACACTTGATCGGACTGATAATGACATCTTACAGAGGGACCGACTTAGCATAGAATGTGCCAGAAAACTGAATGAAGCATTATTCTTGCATCATAAGAAGAGAAAATGCCCTGATGCTAGCTCCTTGTCCAACTCAAATTCTGATACAGCAAAGGAAGCTATAAGTTCAAGGAAATTTGGCAAGATTGATGAAGGTAATGTTGCTAGAAGCAACATTCCAATCAGACATTCTCAGGAAACATCTCTGCCTGCTATGAAAGATGGGCTCTTTGGTTCTTTGAGGATCTGGGTTATTGTTCTATGGGCAGTATCTGGTGTCGGTTTTATAGCAGTTATGTTAATGGTATTTTTAGGTCATAGAAGTAAGGGAGCTAAAGGAAAAGGTTATAGAAACAAGAGAAGATCATCATATTCAGGATTCTTGGATACGAACGGCCGTGAAAGATTTCTCCGCGGTGCTGAATCATCTTTGTGA
- the LOC8260320 gene encoding protein WVD2-like 7 isoform X2, which yields MGEPTCLMQQQPFSYAAGIPNQSNEDNPIHTLGQSISFGRFMSESLAWEKWSSFSHNRYVEEAERFSRPGSVAQKKAFFEAHYKNLAARKAAALLEQANVTANNQVPQPEQKSEVQDSVTQDAKLDLDKPEAGLVANDNGPNLHAEIEISQSRKVEEVDPSTEKQAAVEDCLKVELLTQIGVADKEEEVKETELSGTKLMEKPLLKDFISKEDNPVPMSKKKAAVSSSLISGRASKLPCSPAKPAASPFHARKENNATPISKKYPIESKDRKKATPRSTHKSMNFTPVREINKITSRIIRKIDNSRVSSSYKVSKDCSTPLRTPTTASMLKESKHPLATPQSENRRATTPLHPSASANKTVRSKWHFLPTENKSQSPNLSTPFNLRTEERAARRKERLEEKFNANQKEKVQLQATLKEKAETEIKKLRQTLCFKARPLPKFYKDRTTTKHHIEKVPLTQPESPNKGSTPIRSMVQTTAQPSHKNNGTKQIIGKKIDNPRSLASRLKSITHENTSPNIQQE from the exons ATGGGGGAACCAACTTGTCTCATGCAACAACAACCTTTCTCTTATGCTGCTGGCATTCCTAATCAGTCCAATGAG GACAACCCTATTCATACTCTTGGACAGTCCATCTCCTTTGGAAGGTTCATGTCAGAATCTTTAGCTTGGGAGAAATGGTCATCCTTCTCTCACAACCGATATGTGGAAGAGGCTGAGAGATTCTCTCGTCCTGGATCGGTTGCTCAGAAGAAAGCTTTCTTTGAAGCACATTACAAGAATCTTGCTGCAAGAAAGGCTGCAGCTTTGCTTGAGCAAGCAAATGTTACTGCTAATAACCAAGTGCCTCAGCCTGAACAAAAAAGTGAAGTTCAAGATAGTGTAACCCAAGATGCAAAATTGGATCTTGATAAACCTGAGGCAGGGCTTGTTGCTAATGACAATGGACCTAACCTGCATGCCGAAATTGAAATTTCTCAAAGTCGTAAGGTTGAAGAAGTTGATCCATCGACAGAAAAACAAGCTGCTGTGGAAGATTGTTTAAAGGTTGAACTTTTAACCCAGATTGGTGTTGCTGACAAAGAGGAGGAGGTTAAAGAAACTGAGCTTAGTGGAACAAAACTAATGGAGAAACCCTTATTAAAG GATTTCATCTCTAAGGAAGACAATCCGGTGCCAATGAGCAAGAAGAAAGCTGCAGTTTCTTCCTCATTGATTTCTGGTCGAGCATCAAAGCTGCCATGTTCACCAGCCAAACCTGCAGCATCTCCATTTCATgccagaaaagaaaacaatgcAACGCCAATCAGCAAAAAGTATCCTATAGAATCCAAGGATAGAAAGAAAGCAACTCCAAGATCTACTCACAAGTCAATGAATTTCACTCCTGTCAgggaaattaataaaataacatcaaGAATTATCAGGAAGATTGATAATTCTAGAGTTAGTTCTAGTTATAAAGTATCAAAAGATTGCTCAACACCTCTAAGGACTCCCACCACG GCATCTATGCTTAAAGAATCTAAACATCCTCTAGCCACTCCTCAGTCAGAAAACAGAAG GGCAACAACACCTCTTCACCCCTCAGCATCTGCAAACAAAACAGTTCGCTCAAAATGGCATTTCCTGCCGACGGA AAACAAATCTCAGTCTCCAAATTTATCAACGCCATTCAACCTCAGGACTGAAGAAAGAGCTGCACGAAGAAAGGAG AGGCTTGAAGAGAAATTTAATGCCAATCAGAAAGAAAAGGTTCAGCTGCAAGCAACACTAAAG GAGAAGGCAGaaacagaaattaaaaaactgCGCCAAACCCTTTGCTTCAAGGCCAGGCCGCTgcctaaattttataaagataGGACAACAACAAAGCATCACATAGAGAAG GTTCCATTGACACAACCCGAGTCACCAAACAAAGGAAGCACACCCATCCGTAGCATGGTACAGACCACTGCTCAACCTTCTCACAAGAACAATGGCACCAAGCAAATCATAGGAAAGAAAATTGACAACCCTCGTTCTCTAGCTTCACGACTCAAATCGATTACTCATGAAAATACTTCTCCAAATATTCAACAAGAATGA
- the LOC8260319 gene encoding DEAD-box ATP-dependent RNA helicase 17 isoform X1 gives MDTKKKKMKREREEEEAKETKNNNPEMFASCSFLNLGLHPTLCDQLRERMGFEAPTTVQAQAIPVVLSGRHVLVNAATGTGKTVAYLAPIIHHLQSYSPRIERAHGTFALVLVPTRELCLQVYEILQGLLHRFHWIVPGYIMGGESRSKEKARLRKGISILVATPGRLLDHLKNTSSFSHTNLRWIIFDEADRILELGFGKEIEDILDLLGSRLTRSVGKGNRDSSISNYQRQNLLLSATLNEKVNHLANISLENPVMIGLDDEKMQPEPLLEHTKSLKSDADDELEHPSKVLKPSTGDFKVPVQLVQKYVKVPCGSRLATLLSILKHLFEKRASQKIVVFFSTCDAVDFHYSLLSEFRFSCTSQSEAEAAEMFLRCKTFRLHGNMKQEDRRDTFQAFKSDKLALLLSTDVAARGLDLPKVTWIIQYDTPGEATEYVHRVGRTARMGEKGDSLLFLQPVEVDYLQELQKHGVSLTEYPILKMLDSFSFYEQMHRNKKFVSLESHPWLLSLQKALESFIAAQPKMNKLAQNAFLSWVRAYTAHRGELKRIFMVQKLHLGHVAKSFALKQQPSVVGKAFQKQSKKRKREQKPKGLSKRRKITNKR, from the exons ATGGacacaaagaagaaaaagatgaaaagggaacgcgaagaagaagaagcaaaagaaacaaaaaacaaCAATCCAGAAATGTTCGCATCATGCTCTTTCCTCAATCTTGGCCTCCATCCTACCCTCTGTGACCAGCTTCGAG AGAGAATGGGTTTTGAAGCTCCGACAACAGTTCAAGCTCAAGCTATTCCTGTTGTTCTCTCTGGCCGTCATGT ACTTGTTAATGCTGCTACTGGCACAGGAAAAACTGTGGCCTATTTAGCCCCAATTATCCATCACTTGCAGAGTTACAGTCCGAGAATCGAGCGCGCTCATGGAACTTTTG CGTTGGTCCTTGTACCAACGCGTGAGCTGTGCTTACAGGTTTATGAGATTCTGCAAGGACTGTTACATCGTTTTCATTGGATTGTTCCGGGTTATATCATGGGTGGGGAGAGCAGGTCAAAGGAGAAAGCTAGACTGCGCAAAG GTATATCTATTCTTGTTGCAACTCCTGGGCGCCTTTTAGATCACTTAAAAAACACATCATCATTCTCGCACACAAATTTACGGTGGATAATCTTTGATGAAGCAGATAG aatTTTGGAGCTAGGATTTGGAAAGGAAATAGAGGATATACTGGATCTTTTGGGCTCTAGGCTAACTAGGTCTGTTGGCAAGGGAAATCGAGATTCAAGCATCTCCAATTATCAGAGGCAAAATCTGCTACTATCTGCTACACTAAATGAAAAAGTAAACCATCTTGCTAACATTAGTCTAGAAAATCCAGTAATGATTGGTCTTGATGACGAGAAGATGCAACCAGAACCATTACTTGAACATACTAAATCTTTAAAATCTGATGCTGATGATGAACTAGAACATCCCAGCAAAGTACTAAAACCTTCAACTGGAGATTTTAAAGTTCCAGTACAGTTGGTTCAGAAATATGTGAAAG TTCCCTGTGGTTCACGGCTTGCAACACTTCTTTCCATTCTAAAACACCTTTTCGAGAAACGAGCTTCCCAAAAG ATTGTGGTGTTCTTTTCAACATGTGATGCAGTAGATTTTCACTATTCTTTGTTAAGTGAGTTCCGCTTCTCATGCACTTCACAATCAGAAGCAGAAGCTGCAGAGATGTTCTTGAGATGCAAAACTTTTCGATTGCATGGAAATATGAAGCAGGAAGATCGGAGAGACACATTCCAAGCCTTCAAAAGTGATAAATTGGCTCTTCTTCTGTCCACAGATGTTGCTGCTAGAGGCTTGGATCTTCCAAAAGTTACATGGATTATACAGTATGATACTCCAGGAGAAGCTACTGAATATGTTCACAG GGTTGGTAGGACTGCACGGATGGGTGAGAAGGGAGATTCTTTGCTATTTCTACAACCAGTTGAGGTGGATTATCTTCAAGAGCTGCAGAAACACGGTGTGTCACTGACAGAGTATCCCATCCTCAAAATGTTGGatagtttttccttttatgaGCAAATGCACCGTAACAAGAAGTTTGTTTCTTTGGAATCGCATCCTTGGCTGTTATCTCTGCAGAAGGCTCTTGAATCATTTATTGCAGCACAG CCTAAGATGAATAAACTGGCCCAGAATGCATTTCTCTCTTGGGTCCGTGCATACACCGCCCACCGGGGAGAGCTGAAAAGAATTTTTATGGTGCAGAAACTTCACTTGGGGCATGTTGCCAAAAGCTTTGCCTTGAAGCAGCAACCATCTGTAGTTGGTAAAGCATTCCAGAAACAATcgaagaagaggaagagggaACAGAAGCCAAAGGGCCTGTCGAAAAGGAGGAAGATCACCAATAAAAGATGA